A window of Vigna unguiculata cultivar IT97K-499-35 chromosome 4, ASM411807v1, whole genome shotgun sequence contains these coding sequences:
- the LOC114181283 gene encoding putative disease resistance protein At3g14460 isoform X2 yields MLHSINALAHDAEQKQFRDPHVKAWLFAVKEAVFDAEDLLKEIEYELTRCQVEAGSDPQTLTSKVSNFFNSTFTSFNKKIESEIREVLEKLEYLARQKGALGLKESIYSGDGSGSKEPQKMPSSSLVVESVIYGRDADKEKILNWLTSETENHDQPSILSIVGMGGLGKTTLAQHVYNDTKLEEAKFDIRAWVCVSDHFNVLTVTKTILEAVTKSKDDSGDLQMVHERLKEKISGKKFFLVLDDVWNERQEKWEAVRTPLSYGAPGSRILVTTRGEKVASNMSSKVHRPKHLKEDECWKVFQKHALRGDELELNDEKKEIGRRIVEKCKGLPLALKTIGSVLRTKSSISDWQSVLESDIWDLPKEFEIMPALLLSYQHLPSHLKRCFASCALFPKDYEFDKKELILLWIAQGFLHCSPQSNNLEEIGEQYFNDLLMRSFFLQSDFKTCFFMHDLLNDLAKYVCADFCFRLKFDKGNCISKTTRHFSFAFSDVKYFDGFGSLTDAKRLRSFFPYKEFGRRDNDYYPLQFKILVHELFSNFKFLRVLSLDAYSELREVPDSVGDLKHLHSLDLSRTGIQKLPDSTCLLYNLLILKLNYCSSLEELPLHLHKLTKLRCLEFKKTKVTKMPTHFGELKNLQVLSAVFVDKKKEFSTKHLGGLNLHGRLSINELQNIVNPVDALEANLNNKHLVKLELRWKSDHIPDDPRKEKKVLENLKPSKKLEHLSIKSYGGPEFPSWVFDNSLSNLVFLKLKDCKYCLCLPPLGLLSSLKTLEIIGLDGIVSIGAEFYGNSYSSFTSLERLTFSNMKELEECERKTAAFPRLQILKVYQCPKLKGLPDQLVNVKYLYITGSMKASFLERCEHTVSHNSLEDLNFCAFPIMNIPMGSSYDLLANIKISCGCDSLTTFPLDFFPNLKSLSLLFCRNLQIISQKHTHNRLKHLSVAGCSRFDSFPSEGLSAPRLQTIDIHGAENLKLLPKRMQILLPSLHVLKIIHCPKVEMFPDGGLPPNVEDVSLSSFILMASLRETLGTNTCLQSLSIKYMDVEFFPDEVLLPHSITSLKLSDCPNLKKMEYKGLCHLSSLSLHNCPNLQCLPEDGLPKSISSLEILNCPLLEQRCQNPQGQDWKKIAHIEKLIVRSKV; encoded by the coding sequence ATGCTGCACTCCATCAATGCTCTCGCTCATGATGCAGAACAAAAGCAGTTCAGAGATCCACACGTCAAAGCATGGCTTTTCGCTGTCAAAGAGGCTGTCTTTGATGCAGAGGATCTCTTGAAGGAAATAGAGTATGAACTCACCAGATGCCAAGTGGAAGCTGGATCAGACCCACAAACCCTTACTTCCAAGGTATCAAATTTCTTCAACTCTACTTTCACTTCatttaacaagaaaattgaatCAGAGATAAGAGAAGTCCTAGAAAAACTAGAATATCTTGCAAGGCAAAAGGGTGCTCTTGGTTTGAAAGAGAGTATTTACTCTGGTGATGGATCAGGTAGCAAAGAGCCACAGAAAATGCCATCATCTTCTTTGGTGGTTGAAAGTGTTATTTATGGCAGAGATGCAGACAaagaaaagattttaaattggCTCACATCTGAAACTGAGAATCATGACCAGCCATCAATACTTTCTATTGTAGGAATGGGTGGGTTGGGTAAGACCACACTTGCCCAACATGTCTACAATGACACAAAACTGGAGGAGGCTAAATTTGATATCAGAGCTTGGGTTTGTGTTTCCGATCATTTTAATGTTTTGACAGTGACAAAAACAATTCTTGAGGCAGTCACTAAATCTAAAGATGATAGCGGAGACCTACAAATGGTTCATGaaagattgaaagaaaaaatatcaggaaagaaattttttcttgttttggatgATGTTTGGAACGAAAGACAAGAAAAGTGGGAAGCTGTGCGAACTCCTCTTAGCTATGGGGCTCCAGGAAGTAGAATTCTTGTCACAACACGTGGTGAGAAAGTTGCTTCTAACATGAGTTCTAAAGTGCATCGCCCAAAGCATCTAAAAGAGGATGAATGTTGGAAAGTTTTTCAGAAACACGCATTAAGAGGTGATGAGCTTGAATTGAATGATGAAAAAAAGGAGATTGGTAGAAGGATAGTTGAGAAATGCAAAGGATTACCTCTAGCTTTGAAAACAATTGGAAGTGTTCTTCGCACAAAGTCATCCATTTCAGATTGGCAAAGCGTATTGGAAAGCGACATATGGGACTTACCcaaagaatttgaaattatgCCTGCTCTACTATTGAGTTATCAAcaccttccttctcatctcaaGAGGTGCTTTGCGTCTTGTGCATTATTTCCGAAAGATTATGAATTTGACAAGAAGGAATTAATTTTGTTGTGGATAGCTCAAGGTTTTCTCCATTGCTCTCCACAGAGCAACAATCTAGAAGAAATTGGTGaacaatattttaatgatttactAATGAGGTCTTTCTTTCTTCAATCAGATTTCAAAACTTGTTTCTTCATGCATGACCTTCTAAATGATTTGGCAAAATATGTTTGTGCGGACTTCTGTTTCAGGTTGAAATTTGATAAAGGAAACTGCATATCCAAAACAACCCGTcatttttcatttgcattctctgatgtaaaatattttgatggTTTTGGGAGTCTAACTGATGCTAAAAGACTGCGTTCTTTTTTCCCATATAAAGAATTTGGGAGAAGAGATAATGATTATTATCCTTTGCAATTCAAGATTTTGGTACATGAATTGTTTTCCAACTTTAAGTTTTTACGTGTCTTATCGTTGGATGCATATTCTGAGCTTAGAGAAGTCCCTGATTCTGTTGGTGATCTTAAACATCTCCATTCTTTAGATCTTTCGAGAACTGGGATACAAAAACTACCTGACTCAACATGTTTGCTCTATAATTTGCTAATATTGAAGTTGAACTATTGTTCAAGTTTGGAGGAGTTGCCCTTACATTTGCATAAACTCACCAAATTGCGTTgtcttgaatttaaaaaaacaaaagtgacAAAGATGCCAACGCATTTTGGAGAGTTGAAGAATCTTCAAGTACTCAGTGCGGTTTTTGTCGATAAAAAGAAGGAGTTCAGTACTAAGCATCTAGGCGGGCTCAATCTTCATGGAAGACTATCAATTAATGAGTTGCAAAATATTGTAAATCCTGTAGATGCATTAGAAGCAAATCTGAATAATAAACATCTTGTGAAGTTAGAGTTAAGATGGAAGTCAGACCATATCCCTGATGAtccaaggaaagaaaagaaggtATTGGAGAATCTAAAACCTTCCAAAAAATTGGAACATTTGTCAATCAAGAGCTATGGTGGTCCAGAATTCCCAAGTTGGGTGTTTGACAATTCATTATCAAATTTGGTGTTCTTAAAGCTGAAGGACTGCAAATATTGTTTGTGTTTGCCTCCCCTTGGACTATTGTCATCTCTGAAGACCCTTGAGATTATTGGGTTGGATGGAATAGTGAGCATTGGTGCTGAATTTTATGGGAATAGCTATTCTTCGTTTACATCTTTGGAAAGATTGACATTTTCAAACATGAAGGAATTGGAAGAATGTGAACGTAAGACTGCTGCTTTTCCACGTCTTCAAATTCTCAAGGTGTATCAATGTCCCAAACTAAAAGGTCTGCCAGATCAACTTGTTAATGTAAAGTATCTTTATATAACTGGTAGCATGAAAGCATCGTTCCTTGAAAGGTGTGAGCATACTGTAtctcataattcacttgaagaCTTGAACTTTTGTGCTTTTCCAATTATGAATATTCCAATGGGTAGTAGCTATGATTTGCTTGCAAATATTAAGATCAGTTGCGGTTGTGATTCTCTAACAACCTTTCCACTAGATTTCTTTCCAAACCTTAAGTCTCTTTCATTGCTTTTCTGTCGTAACCTACAAATTATTTCACAGAAGCACACTCATAATCGTCTCAAGCATTTGTCAGTTGCCGGTTGCTCTCGATTTGACTCATTTCCTAGTGAAGGTTTATCTGCTCCGCGGCTACAGACAATTGATATTCATGGAGCggagaatttgaaattgttGCCAAAACGGATGCAAATCCTGCTTCCGTCTCTTCATGTACTAAAGATAATTCATTGTCCAAAAGTGGAGATGTTCCCAGACGGAGGTTTGCCACCAAATGTAGAAGATGTGTCTCTTTCAAGTTTCATACTGATGGCCTCCCTAAGAGAGACATTGGGTACCAACACATGTCTTCAAAGCTTGTCTATTAAATATATGGATGTAGAGTTTTTTCCCGATGAAGTTTTGCTACCACACTCTATCACTTCTCTAAAACTCTCTGATTGCCCAAATCTTAAAAAGATGGAGTATAAGGGTCTCTGCCACCTCTCCTCTCTCTCACTTCATAACTGTCCCAACCTCCAATGTTTACCAGAGGATGGTCTCCCCAAATCCATCTCCTCTCTTGAAATATTGAACTGTCCATTGTTGGAACAACGTTGTCAGAATCCTCAAGGCCAAGACTGGAAAAAGATTGCTCACATCGAAAAACTAATTGTTCGctcaaaagtttaa